The Syngnathus typhle isolate RoL2023-S1 ecotype Sweden linkage group LG3, RoL_Styp_1.0, whole genome shotgun sequence genome window below encodes:
- the mtnr1aa gene encoding melatonin receptor type 1A-A: MVTNGSELNSTAPDPDDAAAAVLNRPPWVTTTLGCFLIFTVVVDILGNLLVIFSVYRNKKLRNAGNFFVVSLAVADLVVAIYPYPLVLASIFHNGWNLGYAHCQISGFLMGISVIGSIFNITGIALNRYCYICHSLKYDKLYSDKNSLCYVALIWALTVVAIVPNLFVGSLRYDPRVYSCTFEQSASSAYTIAVVFFHFILPIMIVTYCYLRIWILVIQVRRRVKPDNRPKLTPHDVRNFVTMFVVFVLFAVCWAPLNLIGLAVAIRPEVALPLVPDWLFVASYFMAYFNSCLNAIVYGVLNQNFRREYKRIVVSLCTARLFFQDSSNDQAGVGGDRLKSKPSPLMTNNNRVKVDSV, encoded by the exons ATGGTCACAAATGGGTCTGAGCTGAACAGCACCGCGCCGGACCCCgacgacgccgccgccgccgttctCAACCGCCCGCCGTGGGTCACCACAACTTTGGGCTGCTTCCTCATCTTCACCGTCGTGGTGGACATCCTGGGCAACCTGCTGGTCATCTTCTCCGTCTATCGGAACAAGAAGCTCCGGAACGCAG GCAACTTCTTCGTGGTGAGCCTGGCCGTGGCCGACCTGGTGGTGGCCATCTACCCGTACCCGCTGGTGCTGGCCTCCATCTTCCACAACGGCTGGAACCTGGGCTACGCTCACTGCCAGATCAGCGGCTTCCTGATGGGCATCAGCGTCATCGGCTCCATCTTCAACATCACCGGCATCGCCCTCAACCGCTACTGCTACATCTGCCACAGCCTCAAGTACGACAAGCTGTACAGCGACAAGAACTCGCTGTGCTACGTGGCGCTCATCTGGGCTCTGACGGTGGTGGCCATCGTGCCCAACTTGTTTGTGGGCTCGCTGCGCTACGACCCGCGCGTCTACTCCTGCACTTTCGAGCAGTCGGCCAGCTCCGCGTACACCATCGCCGTGGTCTTCTTCCACTTCATCCTGCCCATCATGATCGTCACCTACTGCTACCTACGCATTTGGATCCTGGTGATCCAGGTGCGGCGCCGAGTCAAGCCCGACAACCGGCCCAAGCTGACGCCTCACGACGTGCGTAACTTTGTCACCATGTTCGTGGTCTTTGTGCTCTTTGCCGTCTGCTGGGCGCCCCTCAACCTCATCGGTTTGGCGGTGGCCATCCGGCCCGAGGTGGCGCTGCCCCTGGTGCCCGACTGGCTGTTTGTGGCCAGCTACTTCATGGCCTACTTCAACAGCTGCCTTAACGCCATCGTGTACGGCGTGCTCAACCAGAACTTCCGCCGCGAGTACAAGCGCATTGTGGTGTCGCTGTGCACCGCCAGACTTTTCTTCCAGGACAGCTCCAACGATCAGGCCGGCGTGGGCGGCGACAGGCTCAAGAGCAAGCCCTCGCCGCTTATGACGAACAATAACCGCGTCAAGGTGGACTCtgtctga